In Numidum massiliense, a single genomic region encodes these proteins:
- a CDS encoding valine--tRNA ligase, whose translation MANEKQTTTANEQPLNIPKTYDPQQTENKWYAYWLEHDLFRAGDIGVGEIPSDTPSETPDTPSETPDTPSETARDTARDTVEDTNEDKDPTAAEQTDAGVRANDDRRAKRKEKFSVVIPPPNVTGVLHIGHALDFTLQDILVRAKRMQGYDALWLPGTDHAGIATQAKVEQKLRVEGVSRHDLGREKFLARVWEWKEHYAQRIRDQWRKMGLSVDYSRERFTMDEGLSRAVREVFLRLYEKGLIYRGKYIINWDPEAGTALSDIEVEHKEVTGALYHMKYPLKDGSGHITVATTRPETMLGDTAVAVHPDDERYEHLIGQTVVLPIVGREIPIVADTYVDKTFGSGAVKITPAHDPNDFELGQRHELPQVLVMDERGKMNGNAGKYQGMDRFACRKQIVADLQEAGVLFHIEEHVHSVGHSERTGAVVEPYLSTQWFVRMKPLAEQAIAQQKSGNGVNFVPERFEKIYLHWIENIRDWCISRQLWWGHRIPAWYCQSCGETTVSVDDVNTCAHCGSESLKQDEDVLDTWFSSALWPFSTLGWPEETADLQRYFPTDVLVTGYDIIYFWVARMIFTSLEFKGEIPFNDVLIHGLVRDAEGRKMSKSLGNGVDPLEVIDTYGADAMRYMLSTGITPGQDVRFHWERVEMARNFANKIWNASRFTLMNLEGFTADDVDLSGELSLADKWILHRLNETTAEVTRGIDRYEFGEVGRTLYAFIWDEFCDWYIELAKLSLYGDDAAAKRTTQSVLTYVLDRTLRLLHPFMPFITEEIWQHLPTKGMSIVTAAWPETDSAHDFPEETAAMTLVMDIVRHVRNIRAESNVPPNKAVALIVRPDEASLRAVQAGEDYIARLAKTSELVIDPTATRPDKAMSAVISGAELYLPLEGLIDLEKEVARLQKELARLDQEVARVAKKLSNEGFVAKAPAHLVEAERQKGVDYEQQREKVREQLATLQA comes from the coding sequence ATGGCCAACGAAAAACAAACGACGACAGCGAACGAGCAGCCGTTAAACATTCCGAAGACGTATGACCCACAACAAACAGAAAACAAGTGGTATGCGTATTGGCTCGAACACGATCTGTTTCGTGCTGGGGACATAGGTGTAGGTGAAATACCAAGCGACACACCAAGCGAAACACCAGACACACCAAGCGAAACACCAGACACACCAAGCGAAACAGCACGTGACACAGCCCGCGATACAGTAGAAGACACAAATGAAGATAAAGATCCCACAGCAGCCGAGCAAACCGATGCCGGCGTTCGCGCGAACGACGACAGGCGCGCTAAGCGCAAGGAGAAGTTTTCCGTCGTCATCCCGCCGCCAAACGTGACCGGCGTTTTGCACATCGGGCACGCCCTCGATTTTACGTTACAGGACATTCTCGTGCGGGCGAAGCGGATGCAAGGGTACGATGCGCTCTGGTTGCCGGGGACAGACCACGCGGGCATTGCGACGCAAGCGAAAGTGGAGCAAAAGTTGCGCGTAGAAGGTGTGTCGCGCCACGACCTCGGGCGGGAAAAGTTTCTCGCGCGCGTGTGGGAGTGGAAAGAACATTACGCCCAGAGGATTCGCGACCAATGGCGTAAAATGGGTCTATCTGTCGACTACTCCCGCGAGCGGTTTACGATGGACGAGGGGTTGTCGCGGGCGGTGCGCGAAGTGTTCCTCCGCCTGTATGAAAAAGGGCTTATCTATCGTGGGAAGTATATCATTAACTGGGACCCGGAGGCGGGGACGGCTCTTTCCGACATCGAAGTGGAACATAAAGAAGTGACCGGTGCGCTGTACCATATGAAATATCCGCTTAAAGACGGGAGCGGCCACATTACGGTGGCGACGACTCGTCCGGAGACGATGCTCGGCGATACAGCCGTCGCGGTACACCCCGACGACGAACGGTATGAGCACTTAATCGGGCAAACGGTTGTGTTGCCGATTGTCGGGCGGGAAATTCCGATCGTCGCCGACACGTACGTCGATAAAACATTCGGCAGTGGTGCTGTAAAAATTACGCCGGCCCACGATCCGAATGACTTTGAACTCGGGCAGCGGCACGAGTTGCCGCAAGTGCTCGTCATGGACGAAAGAGGGAAAATGAACGGGAATGCCGGTAAATACCAAGGGATGGACCGCTTCGCCTGCCGCAAACAGATCGTCGCTGATTTGCAAGAAGCGGGCGTCCTCTTCCACATCGAGGAGCACGTCCACTCCGTCGGGCACAGCGAGCGTACTGGAGCTGTCGTCGAACCGTATTTGTCGACGCAGTGGTTCGTACGCATGAAGCCGCTGGCGGAGCAAGCGATCGCCCAGCAAAAAAGCGGCAACGGCGTCAACTTCGTTCCCGAACGGTTTGAAAAGATTTACTTGCACTGGATTGAAAACATTCGCGACTGGTGCATTTCGCGGCAGCTGTGGTGGGGACACCGCATTCCAGCGTGGTACTGTCAGTCCTGCGGGGAAACGACGGTGTCTGTGGACGACGTCAACACCTGTGCCCATTGTGGCAGCGAGTCGCTCAAGCAAGACGAAGACGTGCTCGACACGTGGTTTAGTTCGGCGCTGTGGCCCTTTTCGACGCTGGGCTGGCCGGAGGAGACGGCAGACTTACAGCGTTACTTCCCGACCGACGTGCTCGTCACCGGGTATGACATCATTTACTTCTGGGTGGCGCGCATGATTTTCACCTCCCTCGAATTTAAAGGTGAAATTCCGTTTAACGACGTGCTCATTCACGGCTTAGTGCGCGATGCGGAAGGACGGAAAATGTCCAAGTCCCTCGGCAACGGCGTCGACCCCCTCGAAGTGATCGACACGTACGGTGCGGACGCGATGCGTTACATGCTGTCGACGGGCATCACGCCGGGGCAAGATGTGCGCTTCCATTGGGAGCGGGTGGAGATGGCGCGCAACTTCGCCAACAAAATTTGGAACGCGTCGCGCTTTACGCTGATGAACTTGGAAGGCTTCACTGCAGATGACGTCGATTTGTCCGGAGAGTTGTCCCTTGCCGACAAGTGGATCTTACATCGCTTGAACGAGACGACCGCCGAAGTGACGCGCGGCATCGACCGCTACGAGTTCGGGGAAGTCGGCCGCACGCTGTACGCCTTTATTTGGGACGAATTTTGCGATTGGTACATTGAGCTCGCCAAGCTGTCGCTGTACGGAGACGATGCAGCGGCGAAGCGGACGACACAGTCGGTACTCACGTACGTGCTCGACCGCACGCTACGCCTATTGCACCCGTTTATGCCGTTTATTACGGAAGAGATATGGCAACACTTACCAACGAAAGGTATGAGTATCGTCACGGCGGCATGGCCAGAAACGGACAGCGCTCACGATTTTCCAGAGGAAACAGCGGCGATGACGCTCGTCATGGACATCGTGCGCCACGTGCGCAACATTCGCGCCGAATCGAACGTGCCACCGAACAAAGCGGTCGCGTTAATCGTCCGTCCCGACGAAGCATCGTTACGAGCGGTACAGGCCGGAGAAGATTACATCGCGCGCTTGGCGAAGACGAGCGAACTTGTGATCGATCCTACGGCGACGCGTCCGGACAAAGCGATGTCTGCTGTCATCTCCGGCGCAGAACTGTATTTGCCGCTCGAAGGCCTTATCGATTTGGAAAAAGAAGTGGCGCGGCTACAGAAAGAACTGGCGCGCCTCGACCAAGAGGTGGCCCGAGTCGCCAAAAAACTGAGTAATGAAGGATTTGTGGCGAAGGCGCCGGCACACCTCGTCGAAGCGGAACGGCAAAAAGGTGTCGACTACGAACAGCAGCGCGAAAAAGTGCGCGAACAACTCGCTACGCTCCAAGCGTAA
- a CDS encoding bifunctional folylpolyglutamate synthase/dihydrofolate synthase: MSTSQSQSLAAALTWLKSFDRFHIRPGLERMEAMLAALGHPERGLRFLHIAGTNGKGSTGAFTAQLLRAHGQTVGVFSSPAIMHELDRIKYNGDRITDGDFLQCVATLQTVAAQLDERPTEFEVMTTLALVYFSTVRPDWVVWETGLGGRWDSTNVVDPVLSIITNVGHDHMAILGDTIEQIAAEKAGIVKQGRPVVTAAAPPATGVIRAQAEKMEAPFYALSDYVHTGGSSGKGRGAHDRSEARACSDAHGEAHARVGDRLDRQDHQDHPNGRTHRAHDRNERSGRRQQRFTYRGLVHEWEQLAIPLLGDHQVQNAALSLFALELLEREGYVHLSDLAVTCGLAATEWPGRMELVQEQPLLLLDAAHNREAAVQLKQALETYFTYDKCWLIIGIFADKDIAAVTEPLGQLADDMVATSGDNPRYVAASTLAAQLKEAFPAKRVRTVAAPEAAVQLAMRHCKTNDLIVVAGSHDLMSRVRKHLVQTKVKVGG, from the coding sequence ATGTCGACATCACAGTCACAGTCGTTAGCAGCAGCACTCACTTGGTTAAAAAGTTTTGATCGTTTTCACATCCGTCCGGGACTGGAACGGATGGAGGCGATGCTGGCGGCGCTCGGTCACCCCGAGCGCGGGCTCCGCTTTTTGCACATTGCCGGAACGAACGGAAAAGGGTCGACAGGTGCGTTTACGGCGCAGCTATTGCGCGCGCACGGGCAGACGGTCGGCGTTTTTTCTTCTCCGGCTATTATGCATGAACTCGATCGTATAAAGTATAATGGGGATAGGATCACAGACGGGGATTTTTTACAGTGTGTCGCGACGCTTCAGACGGTCGCCGCGCAGTTAGACGAGCGGCCGACCGAGTTTGAAGTCATGACGACACTCGCACTCGTTTACTTTAGTACCGTGCGTCCCGATTGGGTCGTATGGGAAACAGGCCTCGGCGGACGGTGGGATTCGACGAACGTCGTCGATCCGGTCCTTTCGATTATTACGAACGTCGGACACGACCACATGGCGATATTGGGCGACACGATCGAACAAATTGCCGCAGAAAAGGCTGGCATCGTCAAGCAGGGGCGCCCCGTCGTTACCGCAGCAGCGCCACCGGCCACAGGCGTCATCCGCGCGCAAGCGGAAAAAATGGAGGCACCCTTCTATGCCTTGTCCGACTATGTGCACACCGGCGGCAGTTCCGGGAAAGGGAGAGGAGCTCACGATCGCAGCGAGGCACGCGCCTGCTCGGACGCTCACGGCGAGGCACACGCTCGCGTGGGTGATCGCCTAGATCGCCAAGATCACCAAGATCATCCAAACGGTCGTACGCACCGCGCGCACGACCGTAACGAGCGGAGCGGCAGGCGGCAGCAGCGCTTTACTTACCGAGGGCTAGTACATGAGTGGGAGCAGTTAGCGATTCCGCTACTCGGCGACCACCAAGTGCAAAATGCCGCCTTAAGCTTATTCGCACTCGAACTACTCGAGCGGGAAGGGTACGTGCACTTAAGCGATCTAGCCGTCACGTGCGGACTAGCTGCAACGGAGTGGCCGGGCAGGATGGAGCTTGTGCAGGAGCAGCCTCTGCTTTTACTCGACGCCGCACATAATCGGGAAGCCGCCGTGCAACTTAAGCAGGCGCTCGAGACGTATTTTACATACGATAAATGTTGGTTAATCATTGGAATTTTTGCTGATAAAGACATTGCAGCGGTCACGGAGCCGCTCGGCCAGTTAGCCGATGACATGGTGGCGACTTCCGGTGATAACCCGCGCTATGTCGCGGCTTCCACCCTCGCTGCACAGCTAAAAGAGGCGTTTCCGGCAAAGCGCGTGAGAACGGTCGCAGCGCCAGAGGCGGCTGTCCAGTTGGCGATGAGGCATTGTAAAACAAACGATTTAATCGTAGTGGCAGGTAGTCACGACTTGATGAGTCGTGTGCGTAAGCACCTAGTGCAAACGAAAGTAAAGGTTGGTGGGTGA
- the murC gene encoding UDP-N-acetylmuramate--L-alanine ligase → MTVTKEHVHFVGIGGYGMSAIARVMLDMGYRVSGSDVTEKELTVRLKERGATVYIGHAAENIDGADFVVYSTGVPKDNIELQTAKREEIPLLHRSEMLAKLLNERKGIAVAGAHGKTTTSSMIAHVMAHSGADPTYVIGGEVVGLGGNAQAGKSDYVVAEADESDGSFLAYHPYLAVVTNIEADHLENYDGSFANLLAAYRQFLSQVQPGGQALLCGDDRYIRELLPEVVAPVATYGLGEDVDVRATDIRMQGMRTRFAVIDRGQLLGEVELGVPGRHNVYNSLATIVVCLKAGISFSDIAAALPHFRGTKRRFEIVGEANGVTVVDDYAHHPTEIEATIAAAKALDQRIIAVFQPQRYSRTYFLLDAFSRAFGEADEVVISDIYAPIGEERIEGVSARRLTELIRENCNPQATYCATKEDVANYLLERVRPGDCVLTMGAGDIWKVAKNLSQALKTYPLKRANSE, encoded by the coding sequence GTGACAGTGACGAAAGAACACGTTCATTTTGTCGGGATCGGCGGGTACGGCATGAGTGCGATTGCGCGCGTTATGTTAGATATGGGGTACCGCGTCAGCGGCTCAGACGTCACGGAAAAAGAGTTGACCGTGCGATTGAAAGAGCGGGGTGCGACCGTTTATATTGGCCACGCGGCAGAAAATATAGATGGCGCCGATTTCGTCGTCTATTCAACGGGTGTCCCGAAAGACAACATCGAGTTACAGACGGCGAAGCGGGAAGAGATTCCGCTTTTACACCGTTCGGAAATGCTCGCCAAGTTGTTAAACGAGCGCAAAGGGATTGCCGTCGCCGGGGCACACGGAAAAACGACGACGTCCTCGATGATTGCGCATGTGATGGCACATAGCGGCGCTGATCCGACGTATGTGATCGGTGGCGAAGTGGTCGGTTTGGGCGGTAATGCGCAAGCGGGAAAAAGCGACTACGTCGTCGCCGAAGCGGATGAAAGCGACGGGAGCTTTCTCGCGTACCATCCATACCTAGCGGTCGTCACGAACATTGAAGCAGACCATCTCGAAAATTACGACGGGTCGTTCGCCAATCTGTTAGCCGCTTACCGCCAGTTTTTGAGTCAAGTGCAGCCGGGGGGACAGGCACTCCTTTGCGGCGATGACCGTTACATCCGCGAACTGTTACCTGAAGTCGTAGCCCCTGTCGCCACGTACGGGTTAGGAGAAGATGTGGACGTGCGCGCGACCGACATCCGCATGCAAGGGATGCGCACGCGATTTGCCGTAATAGATCGCGGACAGCTTTTGGGGGAGGTCGAGCTGGGCGTTCCTGGTCGCCATAACGTGTACAATTCACTGGCGACAATCGTCGTCTGTCTGAAGGCAGGCATCTCATTTAGCGACATTGCCGCAGCCTTACCGCATTTCCGCGGCACGAAACGGCGATTCGAAATTGTCGGTGAGGCAAACGGGGTGACGGTCGTCGACGACTATGCGCACCACCCGACAGAAATCGAAGCGACGATTGCGGCGGCGAAGGCACTCGACCAGCGCATTATCGCCGTGTTTCAGCCACAGCGGTACTCGCGCACGTATTTTTTACTCGATGCGTTTAGCCGCGCCTTCGGCGAAGCGGACGAAGTGGTCATATCCGACATTTATGCACCGATCGGAGAAGAGCGGATCGAAGGCGTTAGCGCGCGCCGCTTAACGGAATTAATCCGCGAGAACTGCAATCCACAGGCGACGTACTGTGCGACGAAGGAAGATGTGGCGAACTATTTGCTAGAGCGGGTACGGCCGGGAGATTGTGTGCTGACGATGGGTGCGGGTGACATTTGGAAGGTGGCAAAAAACTTATCACAAGCTTTGAAAACCTATCCTTTAAAACGGGCAAACAGTGAGTAA
- a CDS encoding prepilin peptidase — protein sequence METVGAYAAFAVVGLVVGSFNNVVAYRVPAGESVVEPPSHCPVCATQLKASDLVPVLSFVVLGGRCRYCRAPIPFVYPLMEIATALLFVLAFWRFGWSGELGVALPLFALLTIVTHTDARLKRIPDAITIPGMVYFAFVRLLYHPLPWQDYVFGFFAAGGLLLLIAVTSRGGMGGGDIKLMALAGLALGWQQSLLAFALATLSGGVVGTFLLLTGKVDRKDTLAFGIFLAIGIVCAYVWGEQMWQSYWHDRLL from the coding sequence GTGGAAACAGTTGGAGCGTACGCCGCGTTTGCCGTAGTAGGGTTAGTCGTCGGCAGTTTCAATAACGTCGTCGCTTATCGCGTGCCAGCCGGCGAATCGGTCGTCGAGCCCCCTTCCCACTGTCCGGTTTGTGCCACCCAGCTAAAGGCGAGTGATCTCGTTCCCGTGCTCAGTTTCGTCGTCCTAGGCGGACGTTGTCGCTATTGTCGGGCGCCGATCCCCTTCGTCTATCCGCTTATGGAGATCGCTACAGCGCTCCTGTTCGTCCTCGCCTTTTGGCGCTTTGGCTGGTCGGGGGAACTAGGCGTCGCCTTGCCACTGTTCGCCTTGCTGACGATCGTCACCCACACCGACGCGCGACTAAAGCGTATTCCAGATGCGATCACTATTCCCGGGATGGTTTACTTCGCCTTCGTGCGGCTCCTGTACCACCCGTTGCCGTGGCAAGATTACGTGTTCGGTTTTTTTGCCGCAGGGGGATTGCTGTTGTTAATAGCCGTCACTAGTCGCGGCGGGATGGGCGGGGGAGATATTAAATTGATGGCGCTAGCGGGCCTCGCTCTCGGCTGGCAACAAAGTTTGCTCGCCTTCGCCTTGGCGACGCTCAGCGGGGGAGTCGTTGGCACCTTCCTGTTGTTAACGGGAAAAGTTGATAGAAAAGATACACTTGCTTTCGGTATTTTTCTAGCGATTGGCATCGTTTGCGCTTACGTATGGGGCGAACAAATGTGGCAGTCGTACTGGCACGATCGGTTGCTTTAA
- the pilM gene encoding type IV pilus biogenesis protein PilM encodes MWGSRSFLGMEIKDDYVKIVEMSRRNRGVQLEHFVYERLPQGWIEGGRIKKPVELAEFLHRVAKDEMLRKRKVHVSIASPHFRLRKKVYPYMSQRLLKKVIAHDVHEQMALPYDDPLYDVAYLQRPRKRDENNEWKLLLAIASRAFVRDYVEVVRASRLRPVGVDLAPLAVYRWLKYVRPDQSEVQSVLVVNVSKRVAEVALFAQDVPVLSRRLTVNVADHVVAADLRTQLVAQASGKVVGRIGSEKPVHTSSCAHEEEAACTSEWIDGEEDGHPTGSTRGDGTRHTKKSGNVTYLSQAGVTVKDRALVTAYADELAALLEQMVTLYDLDLATEVVLTGDELPLYPLSHLLQERLAHRVTVLSEEIPVSDSLLYKPPTGVKNGLCVSMGLALQGLVRT; translated from the coding sequence GTGTGGGGTTCACGATCTTTTCTAGGAATGGAAATAAAAGATGACTATGTAAAAATCGTAGAAATGAGTCGCCGAAACCGCGGCGTGCAGCTGGAGCATTTTGTGTATGAACGCTTGCCGCAAGGTTGGATCGAGGGCGGGCGCATCAAAAAACCGGTGGAACTCGCCGAGTTTTTGCACCGAGTCGCAAAAGACGAAATGCTGCGCAAGCGCAAGGTACATGTGTCGATTGCTAGCCCACACTTTCGCTTGCGAAAAAAAGTGTACCCATACATGTCGCAACGGTTGCTAAAAAAAGTGATCGCGCACGACGTGCACGAACAGATGGCGTTACCGTACGACGATCCGCTATACGACGTCGCCTATTTGCAACGCCCACGCAAACGTGACGAAAACAACGAATGGAAACTTCTGTTAGCTATCGCATCGCGCGCTTTCGTACGCGACTACGTCGAAGTTGTACGGGCGAGCAGATTGCGACCGGTCGGCGTCGATTTGGCGCCGCTAGCTGTTTACCGCTGGCTAAAGTACGTGCGTCCGGACCAAAGCGAAGTACAGAGCGTCCTCGTCGTCAATGTGTCCAAGCGGGTGGCAGAGGTCGCTTTATTCGCGCAGGACGTGCCCGTTTTGTCGCGTCGTTTGACGGTTAACGTCGCTGATCACGTCGTCGCGGCCGACCTTCGCACCCAACTCGTCGCGCAAGCTTCTGGCAAAGTCGTCGGGCGCATCGGAAGCGAGAAACCGGTACATACATCTAGCTGCGCCCATGAAGAGGAAGCTGCTTGCACGTCGGAGTGGATCGACGGCGAGGAAGATGGACACCCAACAGGAAGCACACGCGGTGACGGTACGCGCCATACTAAAAAGTCCGGAAACGTCACTTATTTGTCGCAAGCGGGCGTTACGGTGAAAGATCGCGCTTTGGTTACAGCTTACGCGGACGAACTCGCCGCCTTACTCGAACAGATGGTCACATTGTACGACCTCGATCTCGCGACAGAAGTTGTGTTGACTGGGGATGAGCTCCCTTTGTACCCACTCAGTCACCTCCTGCAGGAGCGATTGGCGCATCGCGTCACCGTCCTCTCGGAGGAAATACCGGTGAGTGACTCCCTCCTTTACAAACCGCCAACGGGGGTGAAAAACGGGCTATGCGTGTCCATGGGGTTGGCGCTGCAAGGATTGGTTCGCACGTGA
- a CDS encoding PilN domain-containing protein: MNINLMPREPLFRRFFYVWLVLTLFALIALAGFAQQLFNKQRAVASQLDKHVEQLSREKKNMATALKKYEQREKSWQKNKPYVAYETVVEQLSQGVLYWGDILSEMEKVLPDGGALFRLEVTGTTVQGFAVVHSLEGAASFMEKMQGIPYVSGFALETVNTPTEFVPLYVEDEGAHIFRFRFEVEVAEAETSESGDADDEAPRDDADAVEEDAHGGGGRDDAHGGEAKDDVRD, translated from the coding sequence GTGAACATTAACTTAATGCCGCGTGAACCGCTGTTTCGCCGTTTTTTTTATGTCTGGCTGGTGCTGACGCTTTTCGCCCTCATCGCTCTCGCCGGTTTTGCCCAGCAGTTATTTAATAAACAGCGCGCCGTCGCCAGTCAATTGGACAAGCACGTCGAACAGCTTTCAAGGGAGAAAAAAAACATGGCGACAGCGTTAAAAAAGTATGAGCAGCGGGAAAAGTCTTGGCAAAAAAACAAACCGTACGTCGCGTATGAAACGGTGGTCGAACAGCTTTCACAAGGCGTGTTGTATTGGGGCGACATCCTGTCTGAGATGGAAAAAGTGCTGCCGGATGGCGGGGCACTGTTTCGCCTCGAGGTGACGGGTACGACCGTGCAAGGATTTGCCGTAGTCCATTCGCTAGAGGGTGCTGCCTCGTTTATGGAAAAAATGCAAGGAATCCCTTATGTGAGCGGCTTTGCGTTGGAGACGGTCAATACTCCGACAGAGTTTGTCCCGCTGTACGTCGAGGACGAGGGTGCCCACATTTTCCGCTTTCGTTTCGAAGTCGAAGTGGCAGAAGCGGAAACTTCGGAGTCTGGCGACGCTGATGACGAGGCGCCTCGCGACGACGCGGACGCAGTTGAGGAAGACGCTCACGGCGGGGGCGGTAGGGACGACGCTCACGGTGGGGAAGCAAAGGACGATGTGCGCGATTAG
- a CDS encoding SPOR domain-containing protein codes for MSEPRVNVRSKNKRIFKSAGGGQERQHWLGGGDAPNAHELPEGVSKRRSDQDYWSHYVYRRKRKKPRRSEGKQPFTVKAKRAVSGGHIATKLVIAGLSAVLIGTLMGLFILNVFVTGDGQGETGTIDDRLRGATGGANGKGQPSQTGNGTSPQPEAGKQSSQSGEGDKQSTPGSGAGQGVPAAEDGSDAVYLPEVKAVWVQGGVFAKQSGAEEVAAAQRKHGFASAVVPMGDQYRVFLGVSFNRDDALKMAAEIKDSGTDVYLQDDIAIPLVPLTNIAQAQGQQLQQAAVAGQTVLDRVARLTAQGIAGEKVSGGIQREIKTIEQAHRTFLTALKNVEGELSRDGQEAVKVMAQGLSEVVAAMKQYAEEAKTSYLWQAQEGMINYLIAYWQLGQAK; via the coding sequence ATGAGTGAACCGCGGGTTAACGTGCGCAGTAAAAATAAGCGGATCTTTAAGTCGGCTGGCGGAGGGCAGGAACGGCAACATTGGCTCGGCGGAGGCGACGCGCCGAACGCGCACGAGCTTCCCGAAGGAGTAAGCAAACGGCGTTCGGATCAAGATTATTGGTCGCACTACGTATACAGAAGGAAACGCAAAAAGCCGCGGCGATCGGAAGGCAAACAGCCGTTTACGGTGAAAGCAAAGCGGGCGGTAAGCGGGGGCCATATCGCGACAAAACTCGTCATCGCCGGTTTAAGTGCCGTATTAATCGGCACGCTGATGGGCTTGTTCATTTTAAACGTGTTCGTTACCGGAGACGGGCAAGGCGAGACGGGGACGATCGACGATCGACTGCGCGGCGCGACCGGAGGCGCGAACGGTAAGGGGCAGCCGTCACAGACGGGTAACGGGACATCGCCCCAGCCCGAGGCAGGTAAGCAATCGTCACAGTCAGGCGAAGGAGATAAGCAATCGACGCCGGGGAGTGGGGCGGGGCAAGGTGTGCCAGCGGCGGAAGACGGTTCGGATGCGGTGTACCTCCCGGAAGTGAAAGCCGTCTGGGTGCAGGGGGGCGTGTTCGCCAAGCAGAGTGGTGCGGAAGAGGTGGCAGCTGCACAGCGCAAGCATGGATTTGCGTCTGCAGTCGTCCCGATGGGCGATCAGTACCGCGTGTTTTTAGGAGTCAGCTTTAATCGAGACGATGCGCTTAAGATGGCCGCCGAAATTAAGGACAGCGGCACAGACGTCTATTTACAAGACGATATCGCCATCCCGCTAGTGCCGCTGACAAACATCGCGCAAGCGCAGGGGCAACAGCTGCAACAAGCAGCTGTTGCTGGCCAAACGGTGTTAGACAGAGTCGCCCGTTTAACAGCGCAAGGCATAGCCGGTGAAAAAGTGTCAGGCGGGATACAGCGCGAGATTAAAACGATCGAACAGGCGCATCGCACCTTTTTAACGGCGCTTAAAAACGTCGAGGGTGAGCTGTCTAGAGACGGGCAGGAAGCAGTGAAAGTGATGGCGCAAGGCCTGTCGGAAGTGGTCGCAGCGATGAAACAGTATGCGGAAGAAGCGAAAACGTCGTATTTGTGGCAGGCGCAAGAGGGGATGATCAACTACCTCATCGCCTACTGGCAACTTGGCCAAGCGAAGTGA